In Roseomonas fluvialis, one genomic interval encodes:
- a CDS encoding tripartite tricarboxylate transporter substrate-binding protein, with amino-acid sequence MHRRAFFAAALAAGPAAAQAWQPARPLRIIVPLAPGGTADTLARIIAEPMGAILGQPVIVENRPGGTGTVAAIMVARGPADGLTLLYCPPPIQILNPLMMRNIPYDAMADFAPVVALMRAPKLLVVRPDFPARDLAGLIALAKARPGAITYASSGIGSSAHLAGALFAQLAGIELLHVPYRGTAPGVQDLMAGRVDMVMDTAAALLPLVREGRLRALAVSTRDPAAAAPELPPIAATVPGFHDASFNYLVVASRTPPEAIAALNAAVDRVLADPAIRARFESLGAEPLGGTPAALGAMVQEEIARWRGVIEAQRITIE; translated from the coding sequence ATGCATCGCCGGGCCTTCTTCGCCGCCGCGCTCGCCGCCGGCCCTGCCGCCGCGCAGGCCTGGCAGCCGGCGCGACCACTGCGCATCATCGTCCCCCTCGCGCCCGGCGGCACGGCGGATACGCTGGCGCGCATCATCGCAGAACCGATGGGCGCGATCCTCGGCCAGCCGGTCATCGTCGAGAACCGCCCCGGCGGCACCGGCACCGTCGCCGCCATCATGGTGGCGCGCGGCCCGGCGGATGGGCTGACGTTGCTGTATTGCCCGCCGCCGATCCAGATCCTGAATCCGCTGATGATGCGGAATATCCCCTATGACGCGATGGCGGACTTCGCGCCCGTCGTCGCGCTGATGCGCGCGCCGAAGCTGCTCGTTGTGCGGCCGGATTTCCCCGCGCGCGACCTGGCGGGCCTGATCGCGTTGGCGAAGGCGCGGCCGGGCGCGATCACCTATGCGAGTTCGGGCATCGGGTCGTCGGCGCACCTGGCGGGCGCGTTGTTCGCGCAATTGGCGGGCATCGAGTTGCTGCACGTGCCCTATCGCGGCACCGCGCCGGGCGTGCAGGACCTGATGGCGGGGCGCGTGGACATGGTGATGGATACCGCGGCCGCGCTGCTGCCGTTGGTGCGCGAGGGCCGCCTGCGCGCACTCGCCGTCAGCACGCGCGACCCCGCGGCGGCGGCACCCGAACTGCCGCCCATCGCGGCGACGGTGCCGGGCTTCCATGACGCGTCGTTCAACTACCTGGTGGTGGCGTCGCGCACGCCGCCCGAGGCGATCGCCGCACTGAACGCCGCCGTGGACCGCGTGCTGGCGGACCCCGCCATCCGGGCACGCTTCGAATCGCTCGGCGCCGAGCCGCTCGGCGGCACGCCGGCCGCGCTGGGGGCCATGGTTCAGGAGGAGATCGCCCGCTGGCGCGGCGTGATCGAAGCCCAGAGGATCACCATCGAATGA
- a CDS encoding Bug family tripartite tricarboxylate transporter substrate binding protein, whose translation MRLHRRTLLAATAALPLPALAQPAYPSRPLRMVVPFAAGGSADASARMLAEPLGVALGQPVVVDNRPGGGATIGAQAVARAAPDGLTLLYGTPGPQIINPWLMRSVPYDPVRDFAPVSGYKRAPNLFAVHPSIPARDVADLIALAKAQPGRLSFASSGIGSSSHLAGELLKFMAQVDITHVPYRGTGPALTDLLGGTVSMALDTLSILLPPARVGNLRALGVTTPQRSALAPDLPALAETLPGFDAAPFNYIATTAGTPAPAIARLNAAITGILNDPAYRARMEALGEEATPSTPEELAATIAAESARWKQVIEAAGIRAE comes from the coding sequence ATGAGACTGCATCGCCGCACGCTTCTCGCGGCCACCGCTGCGTTGCCGCTGCCCGCGCTGGCGCAGCCGGCCTATCCCAGCCGCCCGCTGCGCATGGTCGTGCCCTTCGCGGCCGGCGGGTCGGCCGATGCCTCCGCGCGCATGCTGGCCGAACCGCTGGGCGTGGCGCTCGGCCAGCCGGTGGTGGTGGACAACCGGCCCGGCGGCGGGGCGACCATCGGTGCGCAGGCGGTGGCGCGCGCCGCACCCGATGGGCTGACGCTGCTCTACGGCACGCCGGGGCCGCAGATCATCAATCCCTGGCTGATGCGCTCCGTGCCCTACGACCCGGTGCGGGATTTCGCGCCGGTGTCGGGCTACAAGCGCGCGCCGAACCTGTTCGCGGTGCATCCGTCGATCCCGGCGCGCGATGTCGCGGACCTCATCGCGCTGGCGAAGGCGCAGCCGGGGCGGCTGTCCTTCGCGTCCTCGGGCATCGGCTCGTCATCGCATCTCGCGGGTGAATTGCTGAAGTTCATGGCGCAGGTCGACATCACGCATGTGCCCTATCGCGGCACCGGGCCGGCGCTGACGGACCTGCTGGGCGGCACGGTCAGCATGGCGCTCGACACGCTGTCCATCCTGCTGCCGCCGGCGCGGGTGGGGAATCTGCGCGCGCTGGGCGTGACCACGCCGCAGCGTTCGGCGCTGGCGCCGGACCTGCCGGCGCTCGCCGAGACACTGCCGGGCTTCGACGCCGCGCCGTTCAACTACATCGCGACCACCGCGGGCACGCCGGCGCCGGCCATTGCGCGGCTGAACGCGGCGATCACCGGCATCCTGAACGACCCCGCGTATCGCGCGCGGATGGAGGCGCTCGGCGAGGAAGCGACACCTTCCACGCCCGAGGAACTCGCCGCCACCATCGCCGCCGAGAGCGCGCGCTGGAAGCAAGTGATCGAAGCCGCCGGGATCCGTGCCGAATGA
- a CDS encoding 2-hydroxyacid dehydrogenase, with protein MTETILLLSTIPADLRAALAARYTLVEDKPAEATHPGIRVAVTMALAGAGEAQFARLPDLGLLSSQGAGLERIDLPAAARRGIAVAYTPDVMTEDVADAAIGLMYAAARRVAEADRFVRAGRWNSERMGLGISLHRKAAGIVGLGRIGQAIARRCAGLGMDVAWTGPRARPDQPWPYIADLRALAERSDVLILATPGGAGTDRMVDAGVLAALGPRGVLVNIARGSVVDEAALLDALESRGIAGAGLDVFAREPGLDARFLALDNVVLAPHSASLTIETRAALVARIIDDIEAFRAGRPFVNAAA; from the coding sequence ATGACCGAGACCATCCTGCTGCTCTCCACCATCCCGGCCGACCTGCGCGCCGCGCTGGCGGCCCGCTACACCCTGGTCGAGGACAAGCCGGCCGAGGCCACGCATCCCGGCATCCGCGTCGCCGTCACGATGGCGCTGGCCGGCGCGGGGGAAGCGCAGTTCGCGCGGCTGCCGGACCTCGGCCTGCTGTCCTCGCAGGGCGCGGGGCTCGAGCGCATCGACCTGCCCGCCGCCGCACGCCGTGGCATCGCCGTGGCCTATACGCCCGACGTGATGACCGAGGACGTGGCCGATGCCGCGATCGGCCTGATGTACGCCGCCGCGCGGCGCGTCGCGGAAGCCGACCGCTTCGTGCGCGCCGGGCGCTGGAATTCCGAACGCATGGGGCTGGGCATCAGCCTCCATCGCAAGGCAGCGGGCATCGTCGGCCTGGGGCGGATCGGCCAGGCCATCGCGCGGCGTTGCGCCGGGCTCGGCATGGATGTCGCCTGGACCGGGCCGCGGGCGAGGCCGGACCAGCCCTGGCCTTACATTGCCGATCTGCGCGCGCTGGCGGAACGCTCCGACGTGCTGATCCTGGCCACACCCGGCGGCGCGGGCACCGACCGCATGGTCGATGCCGGCGTGCTCGCCGCGCTCGGCCCGCGCGGCGTGCTGGTGAACATCGCGCGCGGATCGGTGGTGGATGAAGCCGCGTTGCTCGATGCGCTGGAATCGCGGGGCATTGCCGGCGCGGGGCTCGACGTCTTCGCGCGCGAACCCGGCCTGGACGCGCGCTTCCTCGCGCTCGACAATGTGGTGCTGGCGCCACATTCCGCCTCGCTGACCATCGAGACGCGCGCCGCGCTGGTGGCGCGCATCATCGACGACATCGAGGCTTTCCGCGCCGGGCGCCCCTTCGTCAATGCCGCCGCCTAG
- a CDS encoding GntR family transcriptional regulator, translated as MKGARASGDGSGVAVDFSRSAVARYIQLATLFRRRIDQGAWRPGARIPTVDELAAECGVARATIRQALDQLEADGLIERFRARGTFVRATPAANRLWCEVETDWSGLLRSREGAEIEILGEAPGIEAADLPPVDLGRAAARYTHIRRRHWRDGAPFLLADVYLDERLRPKVSDDDLRSRTALKLVAGIPGVRVADARQVLTIGSADVETAAALQIPLNAPIAHVRRAAVDARGVLLLVADGIYRGDLVRIDIKLR; from the coding sequence TTGAAGGGAGCCAGGGCGAGCGGAGACGGCTCCGGCGTCGCCGTCGATTTCAGCCGCAGCGCGGTGGCGCGCTACATCCAGCTCGCCACGCTGTTCAGGCGGCGGATCGACCAGGGCGCCTGGCGGCCCGGCGCGCGGATTCCCACCGTCGATGAATTGGCCGCCGAATGCGGCGTGGCGCGTGCCACCATCCGCCAGGCGCTCGACCAACTCGAAGCCGACGGGCTGATCGAACGCTTCCGCGCCCGCGGCACCTTCGTGCGCGCCACGCCCGCGGCGAACCGCCTGTGGTGCGAGGTCGAGACCGACTGGTCCGGCCTGCTGCGATCGCGCGAGGGTGCGGAGATCGAGATCCTCGGCGAGGCGCCCGGCATCGAGGCGGCCGACCTGCCGCCGGTCGATCTCGGCCGTGCCGCAGCGCGCTACACGCATATCCGCCGCCGCCACTGGCGCGACGGCGCGCCCTTCCTGCTGGCCGACGTGTACCTGGATGAACGCCTGCGCCCCAAGGTGTCGGACGACGACCTCCGCAGCCGCACCGCGCTGAAGCTGGTCGCCGGCATCCCCGGCGTGCGGGTGGCCGATGCGCGCCAGGTGCTGACCATCGGCAGCGCGGATGTCGAGACCGCTGCCGCGCTGCAAATTCCGCTGAACGCCCCCATCGCGCATGTGCGCCGCGCGGCGGTGGATGCGCGCGGCGTGCTGCTGCTGGTTGCCGACGGGATCTACCGCGGCGACCTGGTGCGCATCGACATCAAGCTGCGCTGA
- a CDS encoding alpha/beta fold hydrolase, translating to MTTAHAPAWEVRLLDLPSGLLEIFTMGAGHPLVLLPSLGRGQEDFDGIAPLLVAGGLRLVRPEPRGIGRSDPLRAGSTLHDMAADVIAAMEAERTGPAIVAGHAAGNWVARIVTHTRPDLVAGCAMLAAVTGTTVVPEISAAIAGSFDTDLPAAERLEHLRRGYFAPGNDASVWLEGWHKDVALAQRAARSATTDRAWLRAAENRPLLYIAAAEDAIAAPPSEGELREALGPHVTRVVIERAGHALLPEQPEATAAALIGFARTLFSAA from the coding sequence ATGACCACCGCACACGCTCCGGCCTGGGAGGTCCGCCTGCTGGACCTGCCCTCCGGCCTGCTCGAGATCTTCACCATGGGGGCGGGGCATCCGCTGGTGCTGCTGCCCTCGCTGGGCCGCGGGCAGGAGGACTTTGATGGAATCGCGCCGCTGCTGGTCGCTGGCGGGCTGCGCCTGGTCCGCCCGGAACCGCGCGGCATCGGCCGGTCGGACCCGCTGCGCGCGGGATCGACCCTGCACGACATGGCCGCCGACGTGATCGCAGCGATGGAGGCGGAGCGCACCGGCCCGGCCATCGTCGCCGGCCACGCGGCGGGCAACTGGGTGGCGCGCATCGTCACCCACACTCGGCCGGACCTGGTGGCCGGCTGCGCCATGCTGGCGGCTGTCACGGGCACTACGGTGGTGCCCGAGATCAGCGCCGCCATCGCCGGCAGCTTCGACACCGACCTGCCGGCGGCCGAGCGGCTGGAACACCTGCGCCGCGGCTATTTCGCGCCAGGCAATGACGCCTCGGTCTGGCTGGAGGGCTGGCACAAGGATGTCGCGCTGGCGCAGCGCGCGGCGCGCAGCGCGACCACCGACCGCGCCTGGCTGCGTGCCGCCGAGAACCGCCCGCTGCTCTATATTGCGGCAGCCGAGGACGCCATCGCCGCGCCACCCTCCGAGGGCGAATTGCGCGAGGCGCTTGGCCCGCATGTGACGCGGGTGGTGATCGAACGCGCTGGCCACGCCCTGCTACCCGAACAGCCTGAGGCCACCGCTGCCGCACTGATCGGCTTCGCGAGGACGCTGTTCAGCGCAGCTTGA
- a CDS encoding OmpA/MotB family protein, with translation MRRTFLKLVAPLTLTLSLGACVSAERYEELERAQQQLQARYNADEATIQMLQGRLRVTMNDRILFPSGGYRINERAREHLLKMVPTLQGLRNTRVIVEGYTDTTPVGADMRREGITTNLDLSSRRADTVADVLIRGGVPRSIVSADGRGEANPIASNSTPEGRAQNRRIEVTLVGPGN, from the coding sequence ATGCGCCGCACCTTCCTGAAGCTGGTTGCCCCGTTGACGCTCACCCTGTCGCTGGGCGCCTGCGTCTCCGCCGAACGCTACGAGGAGCTGGAGCGCGCGCAGCAGCAGCTCCAGGCGCGCTACAATGCGGACGAGGCGACCATCCAGATGCTGCAGGGCCGCCTGCGCGTGACGATGAACGACCGGATCCTGTTCCCCTCCGGCGGTTACCGCATCAACGAACGCGCGCGCGAACACCTGCTGAAGATGGTGCCGACGCTCCAGGGCCTGCGGAACACGCGCGTCATCGTCGAGGGCTATACCGACACCACGCCGGTCGGCGCCGACATGCGCCGCGAAGGCATCACCACCAACCTCGACCTGTCCTCGCGCCGTGCCGATACGGTGGCCGATGTGCTGATCCGCGGCGGCGTGCCGCGGTCGATCGTGTCCGCCGATGGGCGGGGCGAGGCCAATCCGATCGCATCGAACAGCACGCCTGAAGGTCGCGCCCAGAACCGGCGGATCGAGGTGACGCTGGTCGGGCCGGGGAACTGA